From one Conexibacter woesei Iso977N genomic stretch:
- a CDS encoding amino acid permease: MARTLSSAMVVPMSNHAADAEDLAGFGYPQQLHRKLGSYASFAAGFSFVSILTTVFQLFFFGFSFGGAAFFWTWPIVFAGQLMVAFCFMELAAKYPISGCIYQWSRRLSTPTIGWFAGWTMLIAQIVTVSAAAIALQVVLPTLWSSFQLVGSDPSLASSDGATNAVLLGVILITFTTIINAIGVQLMSRINVIGVTCELIGVVALVLLLFTHAERGPSAVLHQTGAAPGGYFSAFIISSLMAAYVMVGFDSAGELSEETKDPRRTAPRAILRALTASGVGGGLLLLAAILAAPSLTDGKLATEGLPYVLTSSLGNTVGKVFLADVTIAICVCTLAIQTAATRMMFSMSRDRVLPGHGLLGRVSPVTGTPILPAVVVGLLAAAILVVNVGEASLFTALTSVCIVMLYGAYLMVTVPMLVQRLRGTWVPQPGHFSLGRWGLLVNLVAVAYGALQMVNLAWPRASVYDPAGGHWYLQYFSLLFVGGSLLVGLFAYALHRRELTEDAAAPAAAPEAAVA, translated from the coding sequence ATGGCACGGACGCTCTCGTCCGCAATGGTCGTACCTATGAGCAATCACGCCGCCGACGCCGAAGACCTCGCCGGCTTCGGGTATCCGCAGCAGTTGCACCGGAAGCTCGGGAGCTACGCCTCCTTCGCCGCCGGCTTCTCGTTCGTCTCGATCCTGACGACCGTCTTCCAGCTGTTCTTCTTCGGCTTCTCGTTCGGCGGCGCGGCGTTCTTCTGGACGTGGCCGATCGTCTTCGCGGGCCAGTTGATGGTGGCCTTCTGCTTCATGGAGCTCGCCGCCAAGTACCCCATCTCGGGCTGCATCTACCAGTGGTCGCGGCGCCTCTCGACGCCGACGATCGGCTGGTTCGCCGGGTGGACGATGCTGATCGCGCAGATCGTCACGGTGTCGGCCGCCGCGATCGCGCTGCAGGTCGTGCTCCCGACGCTGTGGTCGAGCTTCCAGCTCGTCGGCTCCGACCCGTCGCTGGCGTCGAGCGACGGCGCGACCAACGCGGTCCTGCTCGGCGTGATCCTGATCACGTTCACCACCATCATCAACGCGATCGGCGTGCAGCTGATGTCGCGGATCAACGTCATCGGCGTCACCTGCGAGCTGATCGGCGTCGTCGCGCTGGTGCTCCTGCTGTTCACCCACGCCGAGCGCGGCCCGAGCGCGGTGCTGCACCAGACCGGTGCGGCGCCGGGCGGCTACTTCTCGGCGTTCATCATCTCGTCCTTGATGGCGGCCTACGTGATGGTCGGCTTCGACTCGGCGGGCGAGCTGAGCGAGGAGACCAAGGACCCGCGCAGGACCGCGCCGCGGGCGATCCTGCGCGCGCTGACCGCATCGGGCGTCGGCGGCGGGCTGCTGCTGCTCGCCGCGATCCTGGCCGCGCCGTCGCTGACCGACGGCAAGCTCGCGACCGAGGGCCTGCCCTACGTGCTGACCTCGTCGCTGGGCAACACGGTCGGCAAGGTCTTCCTCGCCGACGTGACGATCGCGATCTGCGTCTGCACGCTGGCGATCCAGACCGCGGCGACGCGGATGATGTTCTCGATGTCGCGCGATCGCGTCCTGCCGGGCCATGGCCTGCTCGGCCGCGTGTCGCCGGTCACCGGGACGCCGATCCTCCCCGCCGTCGTCGTCGGCCTGCTCGCCGCCGCGATCCTGGTGGTCAACGTCGGCGAGGCGTCGCTGTTCACCGCCCTGACCTCCGTGTGCATCGTGATGCTCTACGGCGCCTACCTGATGGTGACGGTCCCGATGCTCGTCCAGCGCCTGCGCGGGACGTGGGTGCCGCAGCCGGGGCACTTCTCGCTCGGCCGCTGGGGGTTGTTGGTGAACCTGGTCGCGGTCGCCTACGGCGCGCTGCAGATGGTCAACCTCGCGTGGCCGCGCGCGTCGGTCTACGACCCCGCGGGCGGGCACTGGTACCTGCAGTACTTCTCGCTGCTGTTCGTCGGCGGCTCGTTGTTGGTGGGGTTGTTCGCCTACGCGCTGCACCGCCGCGAGCTGACCGAGGACGCCGCGGCGCCGGCCGCCGCGCCGGAGGCGGCGGTCGCGTGA
- a CDS encoding MFS transporter, translated as MSAFPIRRASARPQSAAADAHSSNPSLVLGIILATYLMIVLDVSVIITALPRIHSALDFSTANLSWVQNAYTLTFGGLLLLGARAGDILGRRRVFVVGIAVFTFASLLAGLAQSSTWLLGARALQGLGAAIAAPSSLALLTTSFPEGHERTRALAAYSAVAGGGGSAGLVLGGMLTDWVSWRWGLFINVPIGLLMIYAAPRVLPETVKRPGRFDLTGALTSTLGMSAVVYGFVRAASSGWGDDITVASFVGGAVLLVAFILNEMRAEQPITPLRLFASRERSGAYVARILVVGAMFSMFFFLTQYLQGVAGYSPLKAGIAFLPMTLVMFSMVQVVPRIMRRIGSTPLLIAGLSLDMLGMGWLSRLSETTAFFPGIAVPMVMMGIGMGAALTPLTAAGIAGVKPDDAGAASGVVNVAHQLGGSLGLGILVTVFASAQRHASGTATHALAHAVSSAVTGSAIFLALGLTVVLLVMRAPLPAVAFARIRDRVKLPA; from the coding sequence ATGAGCGCCTTCCCCATCCGGCGTGCTTCGGCACGCCCGCAGTCCGCTGCCGCGGACGCGCACTCCTCGAACCCCTCCCTCGTCCTGGGGATCATCCTCGCGACGTACCTGATGATCGTGCTCGACGTCTCGGTCATCATCACCGCGCTGCCGCGCATCCACAGCGCGCTGGACTTCAGCACCGCGAACCTGTCGTGGGTCCAGAACGCCTACACCTTGACCTTCGGTGGCCTGCTGCTGCTCGGCGCGCGCGCCGGGGACATCCTCGGGCGCCGGCGCGTCTTCGTCGTCGGCATCGCGGTCTTCACGTTCGCCTCGCTGCTGGCGGGGCTCGCGCAGTCCTCGACGTGGCTGCTCGGCGCGCGTGCGCTGCAGGGCCTCGGCGCCGCGATCGCCGCGCCGTCCTCGCTGGCGCTGCTGACGACCTCGTTCCCCGAGGGCCACGAGCGCACCAGGGCGCTCGCCGCGTACTCCGCGGTCGCGGGCGGCGGCGGCAGCGCCGGTCTCGTCCTCGGCGGCATGCTGACCGACTGGGTCAGCTGGCGCTGGGGGTTGTTCATCAACGTGCCGATCGGGTTGTTGATGATCTACGCCGCGCCCCGCGTGCTGCCGGAGACCGTCAAGCGCCCGGGCCGGTTCGACCTGACCGGCGCGCTGACCTCGACGCTCGGCATGAGCGCCGTCGTCTACGGCTTCGTCCGCGCCGCGTCCAGCGGCTGGGGCGACGACATCACGGTCGCGTCGTTCGTCGGCGGCGCCGTGTTGTTGGTGGCCTTCATCCTCAACGAGATGCGCGCCGAGCAGCCCATCACGCCGCTGCGGCTGTTCGCCTCGCGTGAGCGGTCGGGCGCCTACGTCGCCCGCATCCTCGTGGTCGGCGCGATGTTCTCGATGTTCTTCTTCCTGACGCAGTACCTGCAGGGAGTTGCCGGGTACTCGCCGCTGAAGGCGGGCATCGCGTTCCTGCCGATGACGCTGGTCATGTTCTCGATGGTCCAGGTCGTGCCGCGGATCATGCGGAGGATCGGCAGCACGCCGCTGCTGATCGCCGGGCTGTCGCTGGACATGCTCGGGATGGGCTGGCTGTCGCGGCTGAGCGAGACGACCGCGTTCTTCCCCGGCATCGCGGTGCCGATGGTGATGATGGGCATCGGGATGGGCGCCGCGCTGACGCCGCTGACGGCGGCGGGCATCGCGGGCGTCAAGCCCGACGACGCGGGCGCCGCCTCGGGCGTCGTCAACGTCGCCCACCAGCTCGGCGGCTCGCTGGGCCTCGGGATCCTGGTGACCGTGTTCGCGAGCGCCCAGCGCCACGCGTCCGGCACCGCGACCCACGCCCTCGCGCACGCCGTGTCCTCGGCGGTCACGGGCAGCGCGATCTTCCTGGCCCTCGGCCTGACGGTCGTCCTCCTGGTGATGCGCGCCCCGCTCCCGGCCGTGGCCTTCGCCCGGATCCGGGACCGCGTGAAGCTTCCCGCCTAG
- a CDS encoding urea amidolyase associated protein UAAP1 — translation MSGTSTTHGARDHARAQGGTVVEAMPTLPASAWPAVPEGVDARDMTWAEVVAGGNYTNKAVARGTTLRLTDLAGDACAHVLLFNADQPWERLNVADTVKVPWQAYLSAGHPLLSDAGRVLATVVSDSSGHHDALCGTSSRAANEARYGDGAAQGPSPAGRELLLLGALKHGLGPRDVPPSLSFFQGARVGDDGALAFAGSAGPGASVTLRAELPLVVLIANVPHPLDPRAEYTCSALEVLAWRGAPTAPDDPLWSASPEGERAYLNTYDYATARGI, via the coding sequence GTGAGCGGGACGAGCACCACCCACGGCGCCCGGGACCACGCCCGGGCGCAGGGCGGGACGGTCGTGGAGGCCATGCCGACGCTGCCGGCGTCGGCGTGGCCCGCGGTCCCGGAGGGCGTCGACGCACGCGACATGACCTGGGCCGAGGTCGTCGCGGGCGGCAACTACACCAACAAGGCCGTGGCCCGCGGGACGACGCTGCGGCTGACCGACCTCGCGGGCGACGCGTGCGCCCACGTCCTGCTCTTCAACGCCGACCAGCCGTGGGAGCGGCTGAACGTCGCCGACACCGTCAAGGTCCCGTGGCAGGCCTACCTCTCGGCGGGGCACCCGCTGCTGAGCGATGCCGGTCGTGTCCTCGCCACGGTGGTGTCGGACTCCTCCGGGCACCACGACGCGCTGTGCGGGACCTCCTCGCGTGCCGCCAACGAGGCGCGCTACGGCGACGGCGCGGCGCAGGGCCCGTCGCCCGCCGGGCGCGAGCTGCTGTTGTTGGGGGCCTTGAAGCACGGGCTCGGCCCGCGCGACGTGCCGCCGTCGCTGTCGTTCTTCCAAGGGGCACGGGTCGGCGACGACGGCGCGCTGGCCTTCGCCGGCAGCGCGGGTCCGGGCGCCAGCGTGACGCTGCGCGCGGAGCTGCCGCTGGTCGTGCTGATCGCCAACGTCCCGCACCCGCTCGACCCGCGCGCCGAGTACACCTGCAGCGCGCTGGAGGTGCTCGCCTGGCGCGGCGCGCCGACCGCGCCGGACGACCCGCTCTGGAGCGCGAGCCCCGAGGGCGAGCGCGCCTACCTCAACACCTACGACTACGCCACGGCGCGGGGGATCTGA
- a CDS encoding TetR/AcrR family transcriptional regulator: MSDTTIDTDKQLTGLRQRPKRADARRNYEALLTAAADAFTEHGTAASLEDIARRAEVGIGTLYRHFPTRQALLEAVYIDEVEEMSAKAADLGDLDPWDALVAWLRQFVRFAGTKRALADEMLNTIDAEAPVFTACRAAITDAGQMLLQRAQDAGEARKDTNFTDVGRMVSGIASIKTADPGQIDRILDMALDGIRAAR; this comes from the coding sequence ATGAGCGACACCACGATCGACACCGACAAGCAGCTCACGGGGCTGCGCCAGCGCCCGAAGCGCGCCGATGCGCGCCGCAACTACGAGGCGCTGCTGACCGCCGCGGCCGACGCGTTCACCGAGCACGGCACGGCCGCGTCGCTGGAGGACATCGCGCGCCGCGCGGAGGTCGGGATCGGCACGCTCTACCGCCACTTCCCGACGCGCCAGGCGCTGCTCGAGGCCGTCTACATCGACGAGGTCGAGGAGATGAGCGCCAAGGCCGCCGACCTCGGCGACCTCGACCCGTGGGACGCGCTCGTCGCCTGGCTGCGCCAGTTCGTGCGCTTCGCCGGGACCAAGCGCGCGCTCGCCGACGAGATGCTCAACACGATCGACGCCGAGGCGCCGGTCTTCACCGCCTGCCGCGCCGCGATCACCGACGCCGGGCAGATGCTCCTCCAGCGCGCCCAGGACGCCGGCGAGGCGCGCAAGGACACCAACTTCACCGACGTCGGCCGGATGGTCAGCGGCATCGCCTCGATCAAGACCGCCGACCCCGGCCAGATCGACCGCATCCTCGACATGGCGCTCGACGGGATCCGCGCCGCCCGCTAG
- the uca gene encoding urea carboxylase: MSWEKLLVANRGEIAVRILRSAQLLGLKTVAVFSDADRGAPHVALADEAVWIGPAPARESYLRVDRILEAARATGAGAIHPGYGLLSEDAAFAQAVEAAGLAFAGPTPAQLELFGAKDRARDAARAAGVPMIAGTGLLRDVGEALEAATEIGYPVMVKASAGGGGIGMAPCFSAPELAEAFGRVQRLADASFGAGGVFLERYVADARHVEVQVFGDGQGNVVVLGDRDCSLQRRHQKVLEEAPAPALPERVRTQLHTAATALCAAASYRSAGTVEFIYDPAREEASFLEVNARLQVEHPVTEEVVGVDLVSWMLRLAQGDRSMLGEPLGAGAGHAVEARVYAEDPAFDHRPSAGLITGVTFPSGLRVDGWVAAGTEVSTAYDPLLAKLIATGATRAEALDALAAGLAETRIDGIRTNLGLLRAAVADERVRAAEHSTSTLATIADDEPRIEVVRAGTMTTVQDWPGRTGLWQVGVPPSGPMDDRSFRLGNRVLGNPEGAPGLECTLTGPALRFSAPATVCITGADAPVTLDGAPVERYTPIAVPAGATLDVGTTDGHGLRMYVLIAGGLDVPSFLGSASTFTLGQFGGHGGRALRPGDVLAHPSRLTPTYRGPDDLDPQIEAPALTHSWRIGVTEGPHAAPEFFTEDDVAMFYATAWEVHFNSARTGVRLVGPRPAWAREDGGEAGLHPSNIHDTPYSVGAVDFTGDVPILLGPDGPSLGGFVCPATVVTAERWKLGQLRPGDTVRFVPLSETEASDLRATPARPLPSRTPQPADHGVLGRRAALGDAAPAVTYRRSGDDNLLIEYGPMTLDLGLRMRVHALAERIEAEGLKGVVDLTPGIRSLQVHVDPDVLPVHHVLQLAQEVEDELPATRDLVVPSRTVHLPLSWDDPATRDATERYMAGVRADAPWCPWNIEFIRRVNGLGSVDEVRETVFGAEYLVLGLGDVYLGAPVATPLDPRHRLVTTKYNPARTWTPENAVGIGGAYLCIYGMEGPGGYQFVGRTVQVWSRFRPFAEGHPYLLRFFDRIVWHPVGADELLDLRADMAAGRLDLQIDEGTFSLGAHLDFLDRERDAIAAFRARQTAAFNHERAAWAAAGEFDARPEPVAPGAAGVVDAIEIPDGATLVEAPLSAAVWKVDVEIGDAVRAGDRLLTLEAMKTETAIDAPSDGEVLDVLVTAGTQVDAGSALVVLGAKVPA; this comes from the coding sequence GTGAGCTGGGAGAAGCTGCTGGTCGCCAACCGCGGGGAGATCGCGGTGCGGATCCTGCGGTCCGCGCAGTTGTTGGGGTTGAAGACGGTCGCGGTGTTCTCCGACGCCGACCGCGGCGCGCCGCACGTCGCGCTGGCCGACGAGGCGGTGTGGATCGGGCCGGCCCCCGCGCGCGAGTCCTACCTGCGCGTCGACCGGATCCTGGAGGCGGCGCGCGCCACCGGCGCGGGCGCGATCCACCCCGGCTACGGGCTGCTGAGCGAGGACGCGGCGTTCGCGCAGGCGGTCGAGGCGGCGGGCCTGGCGTTCGCCGGGCCGACGCCGGCGCAGCTGGAGCTGTTCGGCGCCAAGGACCGGGCGCGCGACGCGGCGCGCGCGGCGGGCGTCCCGATGATCGCGGGCACGGGGCTGCTGCGTGACGTCGGCGAGGCCCTGGAGGCGGCGACCGAGATCGGCTACCCGGTGATGGTCAAGGCGTCGGCGGGCGGCGGCGGGATCGGCATGGCGCCGTGCTTCTCGGCGCCCGAGCTGGCCGAGGCGTTCGGCCGCGTGCAGCGGCTGGCGGACGCGTCGTTCGGCGCGGGCGGCGTGTTCCTGGAGCGCTACGTGGCCGACGCGCGGCACGTCGAGGTGCAGGTCTTCGGGGACGGTCAAGGCAATGTTGTTGTGTTGGGCGACCGCGACTGCTCGCTGCAGCGGCGCCATCAGAAGGTGCTGGAGGAGGCGCCGGCGCCCGCGCTGCCGGAGCGCGTGCGCACGCAGCTGCACACCGCGGCGACCGCGCTGTGCGCCGCCGCGTCGTACCGGAGCGCCGGGACCGTCGAGTTCATCTACGACCCGGCGCGCGAGGAGGCGTCGTTCCTGGAGGTCAACGCGCGGTTGCAGGTCGAGCACCCGGTGACCGAGGAAGTTGTAGGCGTCGACTTGGTGTCCTGGATGCTGCGCCTCGCGCAGGGCGACCGGTCGATGCTCGGCGAGCCGCTCGGCGCGGGCGCGGGGCACGCCGTCGAGGCGCGCGTCTACGCCGAGGACCCGGCCTTCGACCACCGGCCGAGCGCGGGGCTCATCACCGGCGTCACGTTCCCGTCCGGCCTGCGCGTGGACGGGTGGGTCGCGGCCGGGACCGAGGTCTCAACCGCCTACGACCCGCTGCTGGCGAAGCTGATCGCCACGGGCGCGACCCGCGCCGAGGCGCTCGACGCGCTCGCTGCGGGCCTCGCCGAGACGCGCATCGACGGCATCCGGACCAACTTGGGGTTGTTGCGCGCAGCCGTCGCCGACGAGCGCGTCCGGGCGGCGGAGCACTCGACCTCCACGCTCGCGACGATCGCCGACGACGAGCCGCGCATCGAGGTCGTCCGGGCCGGGACGATGACGACCGTGCAGGACTGGCCGGGCCGCACCGGCCTCTGGCAGGTCGGCGTGCCGCCGTCGGGCCCGATGGACGACCGCTCGTTCCGGCTCGGCAACCGCGTGCTCGGCAACCCCGAGGGCGCGCCCGGCCTGGAGTGCACGCTGACCGGGCCGGCGCTGCGCTTCAGCGCGCCCGCCACCGTCTGCATCACCGGCGCCGACGCGCCCGTGACGCTCGACGGCGCGCCGGTTGAGCGCTACACGCCGATCGCCGTCCCGGCGGGCGCCACCCTCGACGTCGGCACCACCGACGGCCACGGCCTCCGCATGTACGTGCTGATCGCGGGCGGCCTCGACGTCCCGTCGTTCCTGGGCTCCGCGTCGACCTTCACCCTCGGCCAGTTCGGCGGCCACGGCGGCCGCGCGCTGCGCCCGGGCGACGTCCTCGCCCATCCAAGTCGTCTCACCCCCACATATCGGGGGCCAGACGACTTGGATCCTCAGATCGAGGCGCCGGCCCTCACCCACTCCTGGCGGATCGGCGTCACCGAGGGTCCGCACGCGGCGCCGGAGTTCTTCACCGAGGACGACGTCGCGATGTTCTACGCGACGGCGTGGGAGGTCCACTTCAACTCGGCGCGGACCGGCGTCCGGCTCGTCGGGCCGCGGCCGGCGTGGGCGCGCGAGGACGGCGGCGAGGCCGGGCTGCACCCGTCGAACATCCACGACACGCCGTACTCGGTCGGCGCGGTCGACTTCACCGGCGACGTGCCGATCCTGCTCGGCCCGGACGGCCCGTCGCTCGGCGGCTTCGTCTGCCCCGCCACCGTCGTGACCGCCGAGCGCTGGAAGCTCGGCCAGCTGCGCCCCGGCGACACGGTGCGCTTCGTCCCGCTCTCCGAGACCGAGGCCTCGGACCTCCGCGCCACCCCCGCGCGCCCGCTGCCGTCCCGCACGCCGCAGCCCGCCGACCACGGCGTCCTCGGCCGCCGCGCGGCCCTCGGCGACGCCGCGCCCGCCGTCACGTACCGCCGTTCCGGCGACGACAACCTGCTGATCGAGTACGGGCCGATGACGCTGGACCTCGGCCTGCGCATGCGCGTCCACGCGCTCGCCGAGCGGATCGAGGCGGAGGGGCTCAAGGGCGTTGTCGACCTCACGCCCGGCATCCGCTCGCTGCAGGTGCATGTGGATCCGGACGTCCTGCCGGTCCACCATGTCCTACAACTCGCCCAGGAAGTCGAAGACGAGCTCCCGGCGACGCGCGACCTTGTGGTCCCGAGCCGCACCGTCCACCTCCCGCTCTCCTGGGACGACCCGGCGACGCGCGACGCGACCGAGCGCTACATGGCCGGCGTCCGCGCCGACGCGCCGTGGTGCCCGTGGAACATCGAGTTCATCCGGCGAGTCAATGGCCTTGGGTCGGTCGACGAGGTGCGCGAGACCGTCTTCGGCGCCGAGTACCTCGTCCTCGGGCTCGGCGACGTCTACCTCGGCGCGCCGGTCGCGACGCCGCTGGACCCGCGCCACCGGCTCGTCACCACCAAGTACAACCCGGCGCGCACGTGGACGCCGGAGAACGCCGTCGGCATCGGCGGCGCCTACCTGTGCATCTACGGGATGGAGGGGCCGGGCGGCTACCAGTTCGTCGGCCGGACCGTGCAGGTGTGGTCGCGCTTCCGGCCGTTCGCCGAGGGCCATCCGTACCTGCTGCGCTTCTTCGACCGGATCGTCTGGCACCCGGTCGGCGCCGACGAGCTGCTCGACCTGCGCGCCGACATGGCGGCCGGGCGGCTGGACCTCCAGATCGACGAGGGCACGTTCTCGCTCGGCGCCCACCTGGACTTCCTGGACCGCGAGCGCGACGCGATCGCCGCGTTCCGCGCCCGGCAGACCGCGGCGTTCAACCACGAGCGCGCGGCGTGGGCGGCGGCGGGCGAGTTCGACGCGCGGCCGGAGCCTGTCGCGCCGGGCGCCGCCGGAGTCGTCGATGCGATCGAGATCCCGGACGGCGCGACGCTCGTCGAGGCGCCGCTGAGCGCGGCGGTCTGGAAGGTCGACGTCGAGATCGGCGATGCTGTGCGGGCCGGCGACCGCCTGCTGACCCTGGAAGCCATGAAGACCGAGACCGCGATCGACGCACCCTCCGACGGCGAAGTGCTGGACGTCCTCGTCACGGCCGGGACCCAGGTCGACGCGGGCAGCGCGCTCGTCGTCCTCGGCGCGAAGGTGCCGGCGTGA
- the atzF gene encoding allophanate hydrolase, translated as MSAAEPVRAALARIAAADRPEIWIALRCEPDLLAEAAALDAQPDGERGELYGLTVAVKDNVDVAGLPTTAACSAFSYMPTTTATAVQRLVDAGAIVLGKTNLDQFATGLVGTRSPYGAVRDARRPEYVSGGSSSGSGAAVALGLVDLAVGTDTAGSGRVPAAFGGIVGFKATRNVVPTDGVVPACATLDCVTVFAPDLALAERAIAIMGDALPPDAPLAAPPAPRVAVPPPEQLGDLTEEARAAFARAADTLEAAGAVLQHVGLAPFLEAARLLYDGALVAERHAAVGAFVETHGDDVDPTVGAIVAAAGRFTATEYLKDMERVAELRAAALASLDGADAMLLPTTTRQPTIAEVAADPVGANSRLGIYTNFCNLFDLCAVAVPAGEADGGQFGVTVLAPAHHDRVAADVAALLTGTSLSAPAGIELLVVGAHRRGQPLNHQLTSRGARFAEVCETAPTYRLHALPTTPPKPGLVRVDTDGAPIEGELWMLNPAALGTFLAELPPPMTLGPVTLADGRTVVGFGVEPSAVEGTPDITHHGSWPAYLAASAAAAPA; from the coding sequence GTGAGCGCAGCCGAGCCCGTCCGGGCGGCGCTGGCGCGGATCGCGGCCGCCGACCGGCCGGAGATCTGGATCGCGCTGCGCTGCGAGCCGGACCTGCTGGCCGAGGCCGCGGCGCTCGACGCGCAGCCCGACGGTGAGCGCGGCGAGTTGTACGGGTTGACCGTGGCGGTCAAGGACAACGTGGACGTCGCGGGCCTGCCGACCACCGCCGCATGCTCGGCGTTCTCCTACATGCCGACAACAACGGCGACGGCGGTCCAGCGGCTGGTCGACGCGGGCGCGATCGTGCTCGGCAAGACCAACCTGGACCAGTTCGCGACCGGGCTCGTCGGGACGCGCTCGCCGTACGGTGCCGTGCGTGACGCGCGGCGGCCGGAGTACGTCAGCGGCGGGTCGTCGTCGGGCTCGGGCGCGGCGGTCGCGCTCGGCCTCGTCGACCTCGCGGTCGGGACCGACACCGCCGGGTCCGGGCGCGTGCCCGCGGCGTTCGGCGGGATCGTCGGCTTCAAGGCCACCAGGAACGTCGTGCCGACCGACGGCGTCGTCCCGGCCTGCGCGACGCTCGACTGCGTGACGGTGTTCGCGCCGGACCTGGCGCTGGCCGAGCGGGCGATCGCGATCATGGGCGACGCGCTGCCGCCCGACGCGCCGCTCGCCGCGCCGCCCGCGCCGCGGGTCGCGGTCCCGCCGCCGGAGCAGCTCGGCGACCTCACCGAGGAGGCCCGCGCGGCCTTCGCGCGCGCCGCCGACACGTTGGAAGCAGCGGGCGCCGTGTTGCAACATGTAGGCCTTGCACCGTTCCTCGAGGCCGCGCGCCTGCTCTACGACGGCGCGCTGGTCGCCGAGCGCCACGCGGCGGTCGGCGCCTTCGTGGAGACGCACGGCGACGACGTCGACCCGACCGTCGGCGCGATCGTCGCCGCGGCCGGGCGCTTCACCGCGACGGAGTACCTGAAGGACATGGAGCGCGTGGCGGAGCTGCGGGCGGCGGCGCTGGCGTCGCTGGACGGCGCCGACGCGATGCTGCTGCCGACGACGACGCGCCAGCCCACGATCGCCGAGGTCGCCGCCGATCCGGTCGGCGCCAACAGCCGCCTCGGGATCTACACCAACTTCTGCAACCTCTTCGACCTCTGCGCCGTCGCGGTCCCGGCGGGCGAGGCCGACGGCGGCCAGTTCGGCGTGACCGTCCTCGCACCCGCCCACCACGACCGCGTCGCGGCGGACGTCGCCGCGCTGCTCACCGGCACGTCACTCTCCGCCCCCGCGGGCATCGAGCTGCTCGTCGTCGGCGCCCACCGCCGCGGCCAGCCGCTCAACCACCAGCTGACGTCGCGCGGCGCGCGCTTCGCCGAGGTCTGCGAGACCGCGCCCACCTACCGCCTCCACGCGCTGCCGACGACACCGCCGAAGCCCGGCCTCGTCCGCGTCGACACCGACGGCGCGCCGATCGAAGGCGAGTTGTGGATGTTGAACCCCGCCGCCCTCGGCACCTTCCTCGCCGAGCTCCCACCGCCCATGACCCTCGGCCCCGTCACGCTCGCCGACGGCCGCACCGTCGTCGGCTTCGGCGTCGAGCCATCCGCCGTCGAAGGCACGCCCGACATCACCCACCACGGCTCCTGGCCGGCCTACCTCGCGGCGTCGGCCGCGGCCGCGCCGGCCTAG
- a CDS encoding urea amidolyase associated protein UAAP2, with translation MATTSPSLDGAIVTDDVVPARAPWSAVVAAGDVLTIIDLGGNQAVDCLLYHAHDTSERYSAADTIAAQGSIFLTTGSVLRSCEGRALMTVVADDVGRHDTIGGACSKESNTLRYGHHTRHQHACVENFLREGAKWGLGKRDLVSNINWYMNVPVEPDGTLGIVDGLSAPGLSLSLRAEVDTLVLVSNCPQVNNPCNGFDPTPVRMVVTR, from the coding sequence ATGGCCACCACCAGCCCGTCGCTGGACGGCGCGATCGTCACCGACGACGTCGTCCCCGCCCGCGCGCCCTGGTCGGCCGTCGTCGCGGCGGGCGACGTCCTGACGATCATCGACCTCGGCGGCAACCAGGCCGTCGACTGCCTGCTCTACCACGCGCACGACACGAGCGAGCGCTACAGCGCGGCGGACACGATCGCGGCGCAGGGGTCGATCTTCCTGACGACCGGCAGCGTCCTGCGCTCCTGCGAGGGTCGCGCGCTGATGACCGTCGTCGCCGACGACGTCGGCCGCCACGACACGATCGGCGGCGCCTGCTCGAAGGAGTCCAACACGTTGCGCTACGGCCACCACACACGCCACCAGCACGCGTGCGTGGAGAACTTCCTGCGCGAGGGCGCGAAGTGGGGCCTGGGCAAGCGCGACCTCGTGTCGAACATCAACTGGTACATGAACGTGCCCGTCGAGCCCGACGGGACGCTGGGGATCGTGGACGGGCTCTCCGCGCCGGGGTTGTCGTTGAGCCTGCGGGCGGAGGTCGACACGCTGGTGTTGGTGTCGAACTGCCCGCAGGTCAACAACCCGTGCAACGGCTTCGACCCGACGCCGGTCCGGATGGTGGTCACCCGGTGA